The nucleotide sequence GAACATGCCGGAACCAAAAGTCCTGTTCCTATCAAGGTTACATCGGTTCCGCCGGATAACTCTACTCCTTTACCTATTTCAAATTTATAGCTGTCGTCAAATATTGTAGGCACAGCAAGTCTTCCAAATCTCAAATAAACAGGACCATCATAGTCAATAGCGGCTTTAACTGCTAAATTTGACTCAACCGCGTCAGCCGGATTTAAAATAACCATACCCGGAATAGTACGCATCAAGCCAATATCTTCAAGACATTGATGTGAAGCGCCGTCCTCTCCAACAGAAATTCCTGCATGTGTGGCGCCAATTTTAACGTTTAAGTGCGGATATCCAATAGAGTTTCTTATCTGCTCAAAAGCACGTCCGGCAGCAAACATAGCAAAAGAACTTGCAAATACTATTTTGCCGCAAGTAGAAATACCGGCAGCAGTAGCCATCATATTTCCTTCAGCAATTCCAGTATTAATAAACCTTTCAGGATAAGTCTTTTTAAACCCGTCAGTTTTTGTGGATTTTGATAAGTCAGCGTCCATAACAACTATTCTCGGGTCGGCGCCGTATTCAACCAAAGCGTCTCCATACGCTTGTCTCGTAGCTATTTTATCACCAATATTATATTTCATTATTTGTCACCTCCAAGATTCTCGATATAAGCGTCAAGCTCCGAAATAGCCTGAGCATACTGTTCGTCATTTGGAGCTGCGCCATGCCATGCGGCCTGACCTTCCATAAATGAAACTCCTTTGCCCTTAACAGATTTTGCCAATACAAGAGTTGGCATTCCTTTTGTC is from Monoglobus pectinilyticus and encodes:
- a CDS encoding transketolase family protein — encoded protein: MGDKIATRQAYGDALVEYGADPRIVVMDADLSKSTKTDGFKKTYPERFINTGIAEGNMMATAAGISTCGKIVFASSFAMFAAGRAFEQIRNSIGYPHLNVKIGATHAGISVGEDGASHQCLEDIGLMRTIPGMVILNPADAVESNLAVKAAIDYDGPVYLRFGRLAVPTIFDDSYKFEIGKGVELSGGTDVTLIGTGLLVPACSEAKEILAGEGISARVINMATIKPIDKDIIIKAATETGAIVTAEEHNVIGGLGSAVAEVLVENAPVPMQRVGTQDVFGRSGKPYPLLEMYGLDAKTIAEKAKAAIAMKTK